From Pseudomonas poae, the proteins below share one genomic window:
- a CDS encoding DMT family transporter — MNLSLYLLTVLIWGTTWIALKWQLGVVAIPVSIVYRFGLAALVLFALLLLSRKLQVMNRRGHLICLAQGLCLFCVNFMCFLTASQWIPSGLVAVVFSTATLWNALNARVFFGQRVARNVLMGGGLGLLGLGLLFWPELAGHAASPQTLLGLGLALLGTMCFSAGNLLSSLQQKAGLRPLTTNAWGMAYGSAMLATYCAVRGIPFEMDWSARYIGALWYLVIPGSVIGFTAYLTLVGRMGPERAAYCTVLFPVVALNVSAFAEGYQWTAPALMGLVLVMAGNVLVFRKPKPVNPVFKAKQI, encoded by the coding sequence ATGAACTTATCCCTGTATTTACTCACCGTGCTGATCTGGGGCACCACCTGGATCGCCCTCAAATGGCAACTGGGCGTGGTCGCGATTCCGGTGTCCATCGTGTATCGCTTCGGCCTGGCCGCGCTGGTGTTGTTTGCGTTGTTGCTGCTCAGTCGCAAGTTGCAGGTGATGAACCGCCGTGGCCACTTGATCTGCCTGGCCCAGGGCCTGTGCCTGTTCTGCGTGAATTTCATGTGCTTTCTCACGGCCAGCCAGTGGATCCCCAGCGGGCTGGTGGCGGTGGTGTTTTCCACCGCGACCTTGTGGAATGCGCTGAACGCCCGGGTGTTTTTCGGCCAGCGCGTGGCGCGCAATGTGTTGATGGGCGGCGGCCTGGGCTTGCTGGGGTTGGGCTTGCTGTTCTGGCCGGAACTGGCGGGGCATGCCGCCAGCCCGCAGACCTTGCTCGGCTTGGGCCTGGCGTTGCTCGGCACGATGTGTTTCTCGGCGGGTAACCTGCTGTCGAGCCTGCAGCAAAAGGCTGGGCTGCGGCCGTTGACCACCAATGCCTGGGGCATGGCGTATGGTTCGGCGATGCTGGCGACTTACTGCGCGGTGCGCGGCATTCCGTTCGAGATGGACTGGAGTGCGCGGTATATCGGCGCGCTGTGGTACCTGGTGATTCCGGGTTCGGTGATCGGGTTTACCGCGTATCTGACGCTGGTGGGGCGGATGGGGCCGGAGCGTGCGGCGTATTGCACGGTGCTGTTTCCGGTGGTGGCGTTGAATGTGTCGGCGTTTGCCGAGGGGTATCAATGGACGGCGCCGGCATTGATGGGGTTGGTGCTGGTGATGGCGGGGAATGTGTTGGTGTTTCGCAAACCAAAACCTGTGAATCCTGTCTTCAAGGCAAAACAGATCTAG
- the hmpA gene encoding NO-inducible flavohemoprotein, translating to MLSAQDRAIVKSTVPLLESGGEALITHFYRMMLSEYPEVRPLFNQAHQASGDQPRALANGVLMYARHIDQLDQLGDLVAKIINKHVALQILPEHYPIVGACLLRAISEVLGSEIATPEVMSAWGAAYGQLADILIGAEAVIYDEKAQAPGGWRGARSFKVVKRVEESAEIVSFYFAPVDNDQILAAAPGQYIGMKLVLEGEEVRRNYSLSALTDAGQYRISVKREAGGRVSNYLHDHLHVGATIDLFPPSGEFTLAASDKPLVLISGGVGITPTLPMLEAALATQRPVHFIHCARNGGVHAFRDWVDGLAARHPQLKRFYCYAEDDGVSPAADKVGLLSQEQLAAWLPEQRDIDAYFLGPKSFMAAIKRHLKALGVPEKQSRYEFFGPAAALE from the coding sequence ATGCTTAGTGCCCAAGACCGTGCCATCGTCAAATCCACCGTGCCCCTGCTGGAAAGTGGCGGCGAAGCGCTGATCACCCATTTTTACCGCATGATGCTGTCCGAATACCCCGAAGTGCGCCCGCTGTTCAACCAGGCCCACCAGGCCAGCGGCGACCAGCCCCGCGCCCTGGCCAATGGCGTGTTGATGTATGCGCGGCATATCGACCAGTTGGACCAGTTGGGCGACCTGGTGGCCAAGATCATCAACAAGCATGTGGCGTTGCAGATCCTGCCGGAGCATTACCCGATCGTCGGCGCGTGCTTGCTGCGGGCTATCTCCGAAGTGCTGGGCAGCGAGATTGCCACCCCCGAGGTGATGAGTGCCTGGGGCGCGGCCTATGGCCAACTGGCGGATATCCTGATCGGCGCCGAGGCAGTGATCTACGACGAGAAAGCCCAGGCGCCCGGTGGCTGGCGCGGTGCGCGGTCGTTCAAGGTGGTCAAGCGGGTGGAGGAGAGTGCCGAGATCGTTTCCTTCTACTTCGCCCCTGTGGACAACGACCAGATCCTCGCTGCTGCGCCGGGTCAGTACATCGGTATGAAGCTGGTGCTGGAGGGCGAAGAAGTGCGCCGCAATTACTCATTGTCGGCACTGACCGATGCGGGCCAGTACCGCATCAGCGTCAAGCGCGAAGCCGGTGGCCGGGTGTCCAACTACCTGCATGACCACTTGCACGTCGGCGCGACGATCGACCTGTTTCCACCGTCGGGCGAGTTCACGCTGGCGGCCAGCGACAAGCCGCTGGTGCTGATCAGCGGCGGCGTCGGCATCACGCCGACCTTGCCGATGCTTGAAGCGGCGCTGGCCACCCAACGCCCGGTGCATTTTATCCACTGCGCGCGTAATGGCGGGGTGCATGCGTTTCGCGATTGGGTGGACGGCCTGGCCGCCCGGCATCCGCAGCTCAAGCGCTTCTATTGCTATGCCGAGGATGACGGCGTGAGCCCGGCGGCGGACAAGGTTGGGTTGCTGAGCCAGGAACAACTGGCGGCCTGGTTGCCCGAGCAGCGCGACATCGATGCCTACTTCCTAGGGCCTAAAAGCTTCATGGCGGCGATCAAGCGCCACCTCAAGGCGCTGGGCGTACCGGAGAAGCAAAGCCGCTACGAGTTCTTCGGCCCGGCTGCGGCCCTGGAATAA